The Phosphitispora fastidiosa DNA segment ACTGCGGCAGCACTGCCAATATTTTGGGAACTTCCAAAACTGCCGTCATCTTCATTGAAGGTTCCTGTCAGCAGATATGATACCGGATTCACCCGGGTTGCACCTGATGTTTTGGTCCAGTGATCACCTTCAGGGTCACAACCGGTCTCCCGCAGCATTACTATCAGTTCTGCGGTGTCAACTGCGGCATCATCCCAGACGTAAAACACACTGTCGTCATCCTGCTGAACTCTAATAAGATAATTTAAACCATTATAGACAGCTTCCTCGACAGTTGGGTTAGTATCGGCTTCAGGGAAATAACCTAGCGCACGTACTGCCTGAATACTTGACAAAACATCTTCATAATATGTGCCGAAAAAGCTTTCACCCCATGACCCGCCATATACTGCTTCAGTGGTACTCTGTTTGGATAATATGTATGTTACCGCGTCAGTTGTATTGATATCAGCAATTTTACCCGCTTCACCAAGGGCAATATATGCCCACATATCACTGTAGACACTGTCTTCAAAAGAGCCCTGCCCAGGTTCAGATATCTTCTGCCGCCCTGCCAGGATGCCTGAAAGCCGGTCAGTTCGTGAGGTGTCATCCCAGGCGTTAACTGCCAGCAATAACTGGGCAATTGTTTTGGTCTGAGAGTCTAACACCCATGCTGACTCAGAACCGGTATAGACTTCCCCGAGAGACTTCAGGGCAATCAGAGCCTCGGCAGTGGCGGCGGTACTGTCCCACTGCACCTTAACTGCTGCCGTATTAGCATCCTGAACACTTCTCAAGTATGCCAGCCCTCCCTGAATATCCGGGTACACCTGACTCTCATTGTCGTGAGCCCCGTCAAAGAAGCTGAGAGCTGTAAGAATCTGGGCCGTCAGGTCTGCTTCCTTGGGTTCCCAGCCACCCCAGGCAATGCCAATGGAATTGCCATAGTAATCATTGACTACAGTCTTGAAGCTGTTAATATAAGCCAGCGCACCTTCCTCATCAATACCGGAAAGGGTGCCAGTCCTGCCGAGAGCAGTCAGGACAACCGTATTATCGTAAATACTGCTGCCAAAGTAAACCTGTCCGGAAACCGTACCCGCCTTTCCCTTGATAGCGTCAGCCAAATCAGCAATAACTTCAGCCGATTCCGGAGCAGCGGCATAGAGGGCACTGAGTTCTTTGGCCAAATCTGCCGCACTGAGGTTCGCACTGTCGGCAGCAGCGGCGGTTGCAGAGCTAATAACTGTTTCCCCTAAAGACAGCCCGTCATATACCCAGTCACCCACTTCAGAGATGTCTTCACCTGCTGCAACAAGGGCTTCCACACAGCGATAATCAAAATCCCACCCCGCGGCCTCATAAGTCAGTTCCCCGTCTTGATAACCCAGAGCCTTGAAATAGTTAACGGCATTGGTTATGGCATCATTCACCCTGATGGCAGCCGCGGATTCAGGCTCAAGGTCGCCTCGTGTCACAGCCAGAGCCTGCAGAGCTGTTCTGGTCCCATACATATTGGCATATGGTCCAAAGCTGCCGTCATTGTTCTGGGTGGCTGTAATATAGGATATCAAATTAACATCATCACCTACCAAGTCGGTCAGATCTTGGATTTCGCGTTTTAGGCTCTTACCGTCTCTGATCCACTGCCCGCTTGTAAGGTCTTCTCCGGCAATTGTCAGTATGTAAGCCGTATACCCATCAATACCTTCTCCAGATACAAACTTCCCATTGATAAATTCAACAGCTTTATCAGCTAACTCATCAGCGGAATAAGTAACAGTGCTTTCCTCGGCAGCAGCAGGTTCAGTTAAACCTACCGGAACAATACTGCCAAAAAGAAATATAAATATCAGCAAACCGATAAAACCTTTATTAAGCTTATGCTTTTTCATTCTGTCTCAACCCCTAAATAATTAGTATTCAACCAAAGTAATGTCCTCTGACAAACTAAAAAATCTCCCCAGAAATCTATGGAGAGATTAATATCAGGTATTCTCATACCCCACCCCCCCATCTGTCGTGGGTCCAGTGAACTTAGAACAAGCAGGTCTCCTGACTCAGGTTCACCACCCCTCTGCGCCTTCCCGGAAAATTTCCAGTGGCATTCTGCAGAGAGGCTCCCCTATACAGTGGCGGGACCGCGCCGGACTCACACCGGCTTCCCTTTTAAGCCCTCCTCCTGGTGGAGGCAGAGGCACTCATTCAATACATTTATTTGATTTTTGTGTGTTTAGCCTGTTCAGTGGCAGGAAAGAACGAAACTCCCTACCCATGGCAGAGAGTTATATGTCAGGCATACCGAAAATCCAACCCTCCCATCCGTCGTGGGTCAGTGATCTCAGAACAAGCAGGTCTCCTGACTCAGGTTCACCGCCCCTCTGCGCCTTCCCGGAAAATTTCCAGTGGCATTCTGCAGAGAGACTCCCCCATACAGTGGCGGGACCGTGCCGGACTCACACCGGCTTCCCTTTTAAGCCCTCCTCCTGGTGGAGGCAAAGGCACTTATTCTGCTTATTTTGTAGTTTTTTTGTTATTCCGCTTTGATATAATTATTGTAGCATGACAAAGACTGCCATGTCCAGAAGATTTTGTATTTGATGTTTACTCAGTTTTCTCCAGGATAATTCTGTGGTTCACCAGGGCCATTTCCTTAATCCTTGCCCTTACCAGCTTTTGCTGCCCAAAAATGTTTTCCAACAGAATGCCATCTTCACGTGAAACAACTTTATCCACACTCTCCAGAAACAGCTCCTCAACACCGTCTTTTAAGATATACGCATTTGCCTCACACACCTGTACCCACCTCCAAAATCTTCTTAACTTCATGCACCGCAGCCTCAACCAAGTGCGGCAGCGGTTCTTCCCTAATCCTGACTATTTTCACACTGCTTCGGGTCAATGGAAGTAATATTTTCTGCGCACTGCTCCCGACTACAGCTTCAGCCATAGGTGCCGTAAATTCGCCAAGCATGGAATTTGGCATGATGATATTGATTGTACCCATTATCAGGTCCGCTTTTGGGGAGTTGTAAACAACCGCCGCTTCACCGCTGGCCCCTTCATTGGCCCCGGCCTTTATCATCTGGGCAGCAGCCAGGGCATTTGTCCCCAGGGCAATTATCTCTGTATCCTCAGGAAGGTCTTTTCTGAGCCTTTCGACAATAACCCTTCCGATTCCTCCCCCCTGTCCGTCGATTACCGCAATTTTCACTGACGGCCACCTACACGGCGGGATTTCCTGATATATATTTTTCCGACCCCATACATCACAGCAAAAGTAATTAGGGTACCGGCCACACCTGCAAGGCTGCCGGCAGTAGTCTCATTTTTCACTCCGGGCATAACATAATCAGGCATGGGGGATTTAACCACTTGTTTTCCTTCACTAAGGTGAAGGAACCCTTTATCTTCAGCTACCCGTTCCAGACCATCAGGACTTGTGGAAGCAAAGGGAGAGAGAAAAGCCGCAATAGCCAGGGACACTAAGAGAGCTAAAAAAACACCTTTTTTCATATATATCACCTCACGCCTTCTGTTTTTGAAAAACCAGCTCGGATTTAACCTGGGTAAGATAGGCCACCACAACTGATGTTATCAGACCTTCACCTACACCGATCAGCACATGCCAACCCAGCATGGCAGGGAGAGCAATATTTAGGGTAACATAGCCGGAAAACACAATCAGAAGGGTCCCAACCACCGATGCCGCAATTGTTGAACACCAGCCAGCCAAAAAAGTTGCTCCCAGCACTCTGATCCGATCAGTTGATTTCCCTGCAAAAAGCCGATACACCCACCAGCCTACCCAGGGCGCCACAATTCCCATCAGCAGAATATTTCCTCCCAGCGCTGTTAAGCCACCGTCCAGGAAAACCAGGCACTGGATTATCAGGACTGTTGTCATTATCAGGACAGCGCTCCACGGTCCCAGCAGTATTGCTGCCAAGGCCGCTCCCAAAAGGTGTCCCGAAGTCCCGCCGGCGATTGGAAAATTTACCATCTGGGCTGCAAAGATAAATGCAGCCATAACACTCATTTTGGGTATCTGCCGGTCATCAAAAACCTTTTTAGTCCTGGCCACAGCCACACCTACCAAAGGAGCGCTTACTGCCAGAGATGCAGCTATCATTTTTGTATCAAGGAAACCATCAGGAATATGCATGTAAGTCACCTCCACAAAATTAAAAAACCACAAACACGGGATTGCTTCAGCAAACCTCCCGACCTTCGTGGCCTGATTGATAACTTATTATGTTTAAAATAAAACGCTGATATCTTATAATGTTTCTTTTGAACATCTTAAAATAATCATTTTAACATCTTACCATTAAACACAGTAACATGCATTCTGCATGCACGGACGACTTCTGCCGCCGGTAACTATATTATACTAAATTTATGTTTCTATAGCAATATGTATAATTCCTGCCGCATTCAGAAATTACCTCAAAAAAAAGTGGTAGAATACAGCTATTCTACCGGATTAGAGAATGGGTTTAACAATAACCTTCCTTAAGGAAGGAGATTGACTTAGCATTTTACCTGCACTAAAATTAAAATCCCCGCCACAGCGAGGATCGGTACTTTTTTGGTATAGTTTTAACATACCGTACCTTTCCTCGAAGGTCTCAGTGTCGTAATACAGGCAGGTCTCCTGACTCGTGAATTATCGTGGCTTGTACCTTCCCCGTTCCCGAAAAAACGAGTGGCATTTCACAAGACACTAATCACTTACAGTGGCGGGACCGCTCAGGACTTGCACCTGATTCCCTATTATCCCTGGTGGGCACCTGTATCAGCTATTGAATTTTTCACTTGTTAATTTTATCACATTCGATATACTCTGTCTACAGGATTTTATTAGGTTATGAAAATAGTCTGATTCCGCCTTATCAGCTAACCCCACCCATTTGGGCTACCAAATCTGCCACTTTTTCCTCACTTGCCAGAGAAAATGTGGCCATTTTTATAAATAAATCCCGGACAAAATCGTGGTGGACTTCCATGGCCATTGTTGTATAACAGGCAGCCGCATATGCGGAGTCTTTTTTATAATCATAAAGCATGTCCAGGTCTGTAAGTTCCCCCTGCCCAACCTCATACCTGTCTGTCATCTCATTTCTCCTTTCCGTTTACCCATAATTATTTTATACCAGCTTTGCCAGGCACTGTTTCAGGTCTTTTAATCCCGAGTGTAAAGCGTTTTCCTGCCCCTGAAAATACTTCTTTACTTTTATGTTATGTGCCTTTTCCTGGTACAGCTTTACCTTTCTGATTTCGAGTTCAACAGTCACAATTGCCTTACTGAGATAACCTTCATCCATGATGTTTTTCTTCATGTCCCTGTCAAGTAACAGACTCATTCGTTTCCCACCTTTTCGAATTTGGTTCCCCTACCCTAGCTACAGTTAGTATACTTAAAAATTCATTTGAATATCCGGAAAAAAGAGGTTAACCGTCTGCTCCGGCGTGGACGAGGTTTGAGGCAGATTCCCAACAATCACCTTCTCACTCCTCCCCCCATATAATAATATACTATTTACTCAATAATTAGGAAAACAGGGGGTTTTTTTATGCAATATTTTTACGGTGATAAGACTCCACTAAGGATACTAGATGAAATAGAGTTTTGGAAGCATCAGGAAAGTGAGCATACTGTAGTAATCCGCCAAATTGTCGAAAACCTGGAAAGTAATTTTGTGGAACAATTAAAAGATTGGGAACTAGCCCTTGCTCAAGCGGAAGGAGTTGCAGTCCGTTACACTGAAGCAGTTATCAGATCGAAGGGAATATTCAGCCCTGTTTTGTTGGAAAATATTAAACAGTTTACAATGTATGCAATCAATCAAAGCTTAAACTTTGTGGCTTTTTTAAATCAACTTACCGCGGAAAGCGAAGCAGTAAGGAATAACGAAATAGCGGTAGTAGTAATCAATCATATCCGTCGCGAATCTGAATATTTAATCGGAATCATTACGGCAACTTTGTAATTTTATATTTTCACTAATAATTTCTACATAACTATTGTCTTTAAACAAGCTTGGTAAAGTTATTAAAATCTCATTTTCCTTATCTATTGTATCATATTTGAGTTTTTCTACTCCTGAGGCATTGGTAATTACAGTATACCGCCCTATAGATAATATCTTATTCGTATCAGTCTTTATCATATACCCACTGTCTACAGCGGAATTACCTTGTCCATTTTTTTGCATATTTTCCATTTCAACCTTAAACTCTTCATATAACTTTTTATTTTCAGCAAGATATTTTTCATTTAAACTGTTTTCGAGGGCTTTATTTTCTAAACCATGTATTGAAGGCACTTTTATATCTGCATTGAATCGATCCTCGTTTACAGTATATTCTCTAAAAGTCAGCACCCTTACAATCCCACCTATGACCGGCACTTTTGTTAGTGCTGCTGCAAAGACTGGGCTGCTATTGACCCCTGCTGTAAGCAAGACAACGAAAATAGCTGCTGAAGCTACTGCTACACCAGTTTTTTTAATAAAATCCAATCCTTGTGGAATGGGGATCCGTAAGTACTCCTTTTTGAGTTGATTCAATCTTCTATATTGCATACTAAACCTCCAACGACTGGTATGCCATAGTTTACGGAAACCGGTGCTTTCGGCAGCGTTACAGCAAAAGGTATTCCGCCGGTCATGGTTGATCACATCTATAAATCACAAAAATATTTACTGATTAGGACGATTAAAATTGAAAATAGTTTTACAAAATTTACATATTCACACGTGCGTCATAACTTTTCCATACTTTATAGCAAAATGAAAAGAGCCAGGAATCACGTAACCGCTTGGCTACATCACTGGCACTGTACAAAACGTTTGTAATGATTACCCGCTCTTCTCTGATATGGAAGAATACAGAAAAGTTATCTACACGTATCAAGAGTTTCGATTGCGTCAGCTATCCTGTTATACTGTCCCATGGCCGCTTCCCGTGCCTGTAGTTGCTCTGCGATATAATTATAAATCTCCTCCATATCGGAAAATGCCTTATCCGTAATCTGAACTTTATACTGCTTCATGCATGCGTCTTCCGAAATCTCTTAAAGGCAGCAGATGCATCTTGTACATTACCTTTTTCGATATCGTTGTATCCTTCCTTTAACTTCGCATGAATTTCGTCCGTTGTCATCAAATCGGCGTTTACGGAAACCGGTGCTTTCGGCAGCGTTACAGCAAAAGGTATTCCGCCGGTCATAGAAATTTGCTTCAGATAAATATCTATCGCTGTGGACATAGGTATGCCGAGTTGTGAAAGGACTTCCTCAGCCTTTCTTTTTACTTCAGGATTAACTCTTAAATTTAAGGTCGTAGTTTTTTCCATGCTAATCATCTCCTTCTGATAATATTGTAACGCTTTTGTCGTTACGTTTCAATAAGGACTATGTTTTGCGAAAATTGTTAGAAAACTAATTCCTAACAAAAGGTGCGGAGTGAGTCCCCCGCCCTAACTAAAACTTGACAATTAACAAAGATAGGGTACTGTCTCTTAAAATTTCTAAAAGACAATACCCTTACTTTACTTCGTACTTACAGAACTTTCCCCGCCGGCGGCAGCCTGTGCAGAAGCCAGCCGGGCAATAGGCACACGGTATGGGGAACAGCTCACATAGTTCATACCAATCCGGTGGCAGAAACCTATCGAACTGGGTTCGCCGCCGTGTTCACCGCAGATTCCAACCTTGAGCGCCGGATTGGCTTGACGCCCCAGGTCTGTGCCCAGTTTAACCAGCTTGCCGACACCTGCCTGGTCCAGGACCACGAATGGGTTGTCTGTCAGGATCTTCTTATTGATGTAATCAGGGAGAAACTTGCCTTCAGCATCGTCACGGCTGAATCCAAGGGTTGTCTGGGTAAGGTCATTTGTGCCAAAAGAGAAGAAATCGGCTTGGGTGGCAATTTCATCTGCCGTAACAGCAGCCCTTGGCAGCTCTATCATAGTGCCGATATGGATATCGAAGTCAATGCCGTGTTCCTGCTGGACTGCTTTAGCAATTTCCACAGCCTGCTCCCGAAGCATTTTAAGTTCATTCACATGAATAACAAGTGGAATCATTACCTCCGGTTCTGCATCCACACCCTCTTTGACCAGTTGTGCAGTGGCCTGGTAAATAGCTTTAACCTGCATTGCATAAATTTCCGGGAAGGTTACCCCGAGGCGGCAGCCCCGGTGACCCAGCATCGGGTTAAATTCATGAAGCTGTCTTACCTTACGCAGAAGTTCTTCTTTCTCAGCAATGAGGTTTTTATCGCCGCCGGTACATTTAAGCTCAGTAATCTCCACCACCAGTTCCTCAATATTTGGCAGGAACTCATGGAGCGGCGGGTCCAGCAGCCGGATATACACCGGGAACCCTTCCATAGCTTTAAGGATGCCGTAGAAATCTCCCTGCTGTACCGGTAAAAGCTTTTCCAGAGCAGCTTCCCTGTCCTCAAGCGTTTCGGCAAGAATCATCTCCTGCACAACAGGCAGTCTGTCCTGAGCCATAAACATGTGCTCAGTGCGGCACAGCCCTATTCCTTCAGCGCCAAACTCGCGAGCTTTGGCGGCATCCTCGGGAGTATCGGCATTGGCCCTTACAGCCATAGTCCTAATGTCATCAGCCCAACCCAGCAGTTCCTGGAACTCGGGGGACAGTTCAGGGTCAATCATGGGAACAGTACCCAAAATCACCTGACCGGTGGCCCCATCAATAGAAACAGTGTCTCCTTCACGGACTACTGTGCCATTGACACTAAACAGTTTTTCGGCGTAGTTTATCTTAATAGCTTCACAACCGCAGACACACGGTTTTCCCATCCCGCGGGCAACGACAGCAGCGTGGCTGGTCATACCCCCCCGGCTGGTAAGAACACCCTGGGCAGCCACAATACCGTGAATATCGTCAGGTGTAGTTTCAGTCCGGACAAGGACTACCTTTTGTCCGGACTGGCCCTGCTTTTCAGCCTCATCGGCATCGAAAACAACGGTGCCGGAGGCTGCTCCGGGCGATGCCGGCAAACCTTTGGCGATTACTTCAAATTTAGCAGCAGGGTCAATCCTCCTGTGCAGAAGCTGGTCGAGAGCGCCCGGTTCAACCCGGAGGACCGCTTCATTCTTGTCAATCAGGCCTTCAGCCGCCATTTCAACTGCAATTTTGATGGCAGCATTGGCTGTCCTCTTACCATGACGGGTTTGTAATATGTAAAGTTTGCCTTTCTCAATGGTGAACTCTATATCCTGCATATTCTGGTAATGCTGTTCAAGGGTCTTGCAGATATCCACAAACTGCTGATAAATCACCGGCATTTCTTCCTGGAGTTTGCTAATCGGCTGGGGTGTCCTGATACCGGCAACCACATCCTCGCCCTGAGCATTGATAAGGTATTCACCATACAGCGCTTTTTCTCCGGTAGAAGGGTTACGTGTAAAGGCAACCCCTGTACCGCAGTCCTCACCCATATTTCCGAATACCATTGACTGGATATTGACCGCAGTCCCCAGGTCGTCGGGAATCTGGTTGAGCCTGCGATATACTATCGCTCTTTGGTTGTTCCAGGAGCCAAACACTGCCTGAACTGCCAGCAGAAGCTGCTGCATAGGGTCTTCCGGGAAGTCGTTTCCGGTTTCCCGTTTGACCACTTTCTTGTATGCGGCAACAACCTCCCTAAGGTCATCGGCATCGAGTTCAGTGTCGAAATGAACCCCCCGCTTTTCCTTCTGAGCATCCAAAACACTTTCAAACTTGTGGTGTTCCAAACCAAGAACAACACCGCTAAACATCTGAATAAAACGGCGGTAACAGTCAAGAACAAACCTTTCATTGTTTGTCGCTTTGACCATGGCCTCACATGTCTGGTCATTTAGCCCCAGGTTAAGGATTGTATCCATCATTCCGGGCATGGAAAACTTTGCCCCTGACCGTATTGAAAGAAGCAGCGGATTGGCGGCATCCCCAAAGTTTTTGCCAATTTTAGCCTCAAGACCAACCATTTTCTCTTTTATTTCTGCTTCAAGTCCTTCGGGCATCTTCCCACCTTGGGCATAGTAGTCGTTACAGGCCTCAGTTGTTACTGTAATACCTGTTGGCACGGGAAGACCAATATTGGTCATTTCTGCCAGGTTAGCTCCCTTCCCTCCCAACAAACCTTTCATATCTGCTTTACCCTCTTCAAAAGAATACACATACTTCTTCCCCATTGTCCTATCCCCCTCATTACATTAAAAAATATTTGATTATTAATTAGGTCTGGTGTCTGATAATTTCCAGAACCTTGCTAGCTGTTTCCTCAACGGCTTTATTGGATACATCTATTATCGGGCAACCTGCTTTTCGCATAATTCCATCAGCGTAATCCAACTCAATAAGAATTCGTTCCAGACTGGCGTAATCAGCTCCTGATTTAAGACCAAGGGTTTTTAAGCGTTCCTGCCTAATCTCATTTAAAAGCTCAGGCTTAATAGTAAGTCCGATAATTTTTTTCTTGGGCAGACTAAAAATTTCTTCAGGAGGCAATACTTCCGGAACCAGCGGAACGTTAGCCGCCTTGATGCTTTTGTGGGCCAGGTACATACAGAGCGGGGTCTTGGAAGTTCGAGAAACCCCTATAATAACTACATCAGCCCGCATTATGCCCCTTGGGTCCTTCCCATCGTCATACTTAACGGCGAACTCAATAGCTTCTACCTTCTTAAAATAATTTTGGTCCAGTTTATGCAACAGCCCTGCTTTCATTTTGGGAGCCCGTCCTGATATCCTCGTCAGGGCATCCATCATGGGACCAAGTATGTCGACAATGGGCACTCCTTTTTGCTCCGCCTCTTTAACCAAGGTCTCCCTAAGCTCTGGAAGCACAATAGTATAGGCAATAATTCCCGGAACATCTTTGGCTTCATTAACAATCTCGATAATATGTTCCGGGGTATTAACATAGGCGCTCAGCCTCATGTCAACAAAACCGGCATTAAACTGACTGACAGCGGCTCGAGCAACAAAATCTGCAGTCTCACCTACGGAATCAGATACAACAAAGACTACCGGTTGTTGTTCCTGTTTTGTTGTGATCAGTATCTCCTCCTTTTTTGCGTATTTTTAGTTTGCTCGCCCGTATTTTGTCATATCTCTTTTGTCACATCTCTTTTGTCACATCTCTGTATATTTGTCATTTCCCATGTCCCAGCTCGACAAAAAGGCGCGTAATCGTCGTTTTAGTAACCCGGCCAATAACTTCAAGCTCTTCATTCCCATCCCCGTTCAGCAAAACCCTGACTACAGGAAGGGAATCTACCTCCCTGCCAGTAAGCTTCTCAGCTGCAACCAGGATGGGTTCCTCCGGAGTTGTTGTTATCAGATTGGGCATCCTTGTCATAACTACACTTATAGGCATTTTATGTATATCTGCACCACCCATTGTCGCTTTCAGCAGGTCTTTCC contains these protein-coding regions:
- a CDS encoding DUF3842 family protein encodes the protein MKIAVIDGQGGGIGRVIVERLRKDLPEDTEIIALGTNALAAAQMIKAGANEGASGEAAVVYNSPKADLIMGTINIIMPNSMLGEFTAPMAEAVVGSSAQKILLPLTRSSVKIVRIREEPLPHLVEAAVHEVKKILEVGTGV
- a CDS encoding spore coat protein; translated protein: MTDRYEVGQGELTDLDMLYDYKKDSAYAAACYTTMAMEVHHDFVRDLFIKMATFSLASEEKVADLVAQMGGVS
- a CDS encoding DUF2935 domain-containing protein, with translation MQYFYGDKTPLRILDEIEFWKHQESEHTVVIRQIVENLESNFVEQLKDWELALAQAEGVAVRYTEAVIRSKGIFSPVLLENIKQFTMYAINQSLNFVAFLNQLTAESEAVRNNEIAVVVINHIRRESEYLIGIITATL
- a CDS encoding type II toxin-antitoxin system RelB/DinJ family antitoxin — encoded protein: MEKTTTLNLRVNPEVKRKAEEVLSQLGIPMSTAIDIYLKQISMTGGIPFAVTLPKAPVSVNADLMTTDEIHAKLKEGYNDIEKGNVQDASAAFKRFRKTHA
- a CDS encoding energy-coupling factor ABC transporter permease, which codes for MHIPDGFLDTKMIAASLAVSAPLVGVAVARTKKVFDDRQIPKMSVMAAFIFAAQMVNFPIAGGTSGHLLGAALAAILLGPWSAVLIMTTVLIIQCLVFLDGGLTALGGNILLMGIVAPWVGWWVYRLFAGKSTDRIRVLGATFLAGWCSTIAASVVGTLLIVFSGYVTLNIALPAMLGWHVLIGVGEGLITSVVVAYLTQVKSELVFQKQKA
- the ppdK gene encoding pyruvate, phosphate dikinase, producing MGKKYVYSFEEGKADMKGLLGGKGANLAEMTNIGLPVPTGITVTTEACNDYYAQGGKMPEGLEAEIKEKMVGLEAKIGKNFGDAANPLLLSIRSGAKFSMPGMMDTILNLGLNDQTCEAMVKATNNERFVLDCYRRFIQMFSGVVLGLEHHKFESVLDAQKEKRGVHFDTELDADDLREVVAAYKKVVKRETGNDFPEDPMQQLLLAVQAVFGSWNNQRAIVYRRLNQIPDDLGTAVNIQSMVFGNMGEDCGTGVAFTRNPSTGEKALYGEYLINAQGEDVVAGIRTPQPISKLQEEMPVIYQQFVDICKTLEQHYQNMQDIEFTIEKGKLYILQTRHGKRTANAAIKIAVEMAAEGLIDKNEAVLRVEPGALDQLLHRRIDPAAKFEVIAKGLPASPGAASGTVVFDADEAEKQGQSGQKVVLVRTETTPDDIHGIVAAQGVLTSRGGMTSHAAVVARGMGKPCVCGCEAIKINYAEKLFSVNGTVVREGDTVSIDGATGQVILGTVPMIDPELSPEFQELLGWADDIRTMAVRANADTPEDAAKAREFGAEGIGLCRTEHMFMAQDRLPVVQEMILAETLEDREAALEKLLPVQQGDFYGILKAMEGFPVYIRLLDPPLHEFLPNIEELVVEITELKCTGGDKNLIAEKEELLRKVRQLHEFNPMLGHRGCRLGVTFPEIYAMQVKAIYQATAQLVKEGVDAEPEVMIPLVIHVNELKMLREQAVEIAKAVQQEHGIDFDIHIGTMIELPRAAVTADEIATQADFFSFGTNDLTQTTLGFSRDDAEGKFLPDYINKKILTDNPFVVLDQAGVGKLVKLGTDLGRQANPALKVGICGEHGGEPSSIGFCHRIGMNYVSCSPYRVPIARLASAQAAAGGESSVSTK
- a CDS encoding type II toxin-antitoxin system RelE/ParE family toxin, with translation MKQYKVQITDKAFSDMEEIYNYIAEQLQAREAAMGQYNRIADAIETLDTCR
- a CDS encoding pyruvate, water dikinase regulatory protein, which translates into the protein MTTKQEQQPVVFVVSDSVGETADFVARAAVSQFNAGFVDMRLSAYVNTPEHIIEIVNEAKDVPGIIAYTIVLPELRETLVKEAEQKGVPIVDILGPMMDALTRISGRAPKMKAGLLHKLDQNYFKKVEAIEFAVKYDDGKDPRGIMRADVVIIGVSRTSKTPLCMYLAHKSIKAANVPLVPEVLPPEEIFSLPKKKIIGLTIKPELLNEIRQERLKTLGLKSGADYASLERILIELDYADGIMRKAGCPIIDVSNKAVEETASKVLEIIRHQT
- a CDS encoding CooT family nickel-binding protein, which gives rise to MCEANAYILKDGVEELFLESVDKVVSREDGILLENIFGQQKLVRARIKEMALVNHRIILEKTE
- a CDS encoding DUF4179 domain-containing protein, encoding MQYRRLNQLKKEYLRIPIPQGLDFIKKTGVAVASAAIFVVLLTAGVNSSPVFAAALTKVPVIGGIVRVLTFREYTVNEDRFNADIKVPSIHGLENKALENSLNEKYLAENKKLYEEFKVEMENMQKNGQGNSAVDSGYMIKTDTNKILSIGRYTVITNASGVEKLKYDTIDKENEILITLPSLFKDNSYVEIISENIKLQSCRNDSD
- a CDS encoding PDGLE domain-containing protein; amino-acid sequence: MKKGVFLALLVSLAIAAFLSPFASTSPDGLERVAEDKGFLHLSEGKQVVKSPMPDYVMPGVKNETTAGSLAGVAGTLITFAVMYGVGKIYIRKSRRVGGRQ